The Salinirubellus salinus genome segment GGGATAGCGCCGGCGGAGTGGTTAACTCCACCGCCTCCGGGTGTGTGCGGCTTCGGATAGTTCTGGTGCGCCTGCCGTGGGCGGCGACGAGCGGGAAGGGGGTGCCTCGTGGCGACGAGCGGGAGCGCGAATCGCGGTACAACGTAAACCGCACCGCCCAGCACAGCCCTCGTACCTCCCCAACCGGCTCGCTTCGCTCGCCCCTCGCGCGGAGCCATTCGCGGGCGCTCCCTTCGGTCGCGCACCGCTCACCGCACGCGCCGGGATGTTCGCTCAGGCGAGCGAAGCACCCGGCCTGCGCGGCGTGAGCGAACGTACTGTGAGCGCCGCCGCGCACAGGGGAAGGGCTGGGCACGCCGTGTCCGAGCGAAGCGAGGACCGGCCGCTTCGCGGAGCGGTCGCTGTGCGGCGCGGTTCACCATGTACCGTGCTAGTCCACATGCCCGTCTCCACAAAACCCACCACACGCCCGTCTCCACAAAAATTCACTACCCACTCGACCCGAAGCACACCCGCCTTCCGGTCGGCTTTTCACCACCCACCACGACCCACACGCAATGACCGACGCCACGCTGGACGAGAAGATTGCGGCCGTCCGCGAGGACCTCGCCGGCTTCGACGGCGTCCTCGTCGCGTTCTCCGGCGGCGTGGACTCCGCCGTGGTCGCGGCGCTCGCCCACGACGCGCTCGGGGACGACGCCGTCGCCTGCACGGCCCGCAGCGAGACGCTCCCCGCAGCGGAACTCGAGGACGCCACCCGCGTCGCCGAGGAGATCGGCATCCGCCACGAGACGACCACGTTCTCCGAACTCGACGACCCGAACTTCGTCCTCAACGACGGCGACCGGTGCTACCACTGCCGGACGATGCGGCTCGGGAAGATGTTCGAGACGGCCCGCGAACTGGGCATCTCGACGGTCTGTGACGGCACGAACGCGTCCGACCCCGGCGAGGGCCACCGGCCCGGCCTCCGCGCCGTCGCGGAGATGGACGCCTACTCCCCCCTGCTCGAACACGACGTCACCAAGCCCGAGGTCCGCGCGATCGCCGAGCGCTACGACCTCTCCGTGGCCGACAAGCCCTCGATGGCCTGTCTCTCCTCGCGCATCCCGACCGGCCTCGAGGTGACCGAGGAACGCCTCTCGCGCGTGGAGCGGGCCGAGACCCTCCTCCGCGAGTGGGGGTTCGAGCAGTTCCGCGTGCGCGACCACGACGGTCTCGCCCGCATCGAGGTCGGCACCGAGGAACTGGAACGCGCGCTGGACCCGGCGTTCGCCGAGGCCGCGGAACACCACCTGAGCGATATCGGCTTCGAGCACGTCACGCTCGACCTGGGCGGCTACGAGACGGGGAGCGTCTCGCCGGCCGGCGAGGACGAGGAGGTGGAAGCGGACGTCGAGGCCATCCTCGACGCCGACTACCCGAGCGTCGACGACTGAGCGCGGCGGGCTGCCGGCCTCAGAGGTTCGCCGGCCGCAGCAGGTCGTCGCCCCCGTCGCCGTCCAGTTCGACCGGAAGCCGGGGGGCGCCGTCGCGCAGTTGCGGTCGAATCCAGCCGTGCGTGTTCACGACGCCCGCCTCGACCGGCCGGCCGTCGGTGTCGACCACCGCGATACCGTCGCTCCGGAGTCGCGAGACGGTGACCCGTGAGCCGTACTCGCGGATGTCGCCGTAGGCGATGAACCGGCCGTCCTCGCCGGCGGCGGTCAGGCCGACGGCGCCGAGCGCCCCGATGACGCCGTCGCCGGTGCCGCCGTACTCGTCGAGGAACACGCCGGCGTCCTCGGCCACCGCGTGGGCCTCGTGCTTCTCGACCACGTCCGTCTGAGCGCGGTGGCCGAACGCCGTCACCGTCGCGGGCACGTCGGCCTCGGGCGCGACGCAGAGACCGGGGTCGGCCACGTCGGCCATCACGTCCGCGAGGTAGGCGCCCGCGTCCGCGACGACGGCCTCGCGGGGGTCGTCACGGTCGTCGTCGACCTCGAACACGAGGCAGGCGGCGCTGTTGTGGGTCGTGTAGGGGACCCGGTCGTCGACGAGGAACTGCTGGCGGACGCTCCCGACCCACGAGAGGTCGTGGGCGGCCGCCAGTTCCGCGCCGAGGTCGCGGCTGACCCACCCGGTGCCGTGGTCGCTGTCGACCGAGTCCGTGTCGTCGATTCCGACGAGGAGTCGCATCGGCGACCCTGCGGGGCGAACGACTTTAGTCGTTGTGAGCCTCGCGATATATCCATGGAGAGACAACGCTCGCGACGGCGGGTGCTGCAGGGACTCGGTGCACTCGGGGTCGGGGGGCTGACCGGCCTCGCGGGCTGCACCTCGGGGACGGGCGACGACGGGACCCCGACGGGGACACCCCCAGACGGTGACGGGGTGTCGACGGCGACGACCACGGACTCGCCGACGGGGACGCCGGCCCCGCGGACGGTGACCGACGCTGTGGGCCGTAGCGTGACGGTGCCCGCCGAGGTGGAGCGAGTGGTGGCCCTCGGCTCCGGCGGGTTGCGCTTCGTCGTCTACGCCGGCGGTGTCGACCGGGTGGTCGGCGCCGAGCAGCTGGAGACGACGAACGCCGACCGGCCGTTCCGCCCCTACACGCTGGCGAACCGGCAGTTGACCGACCTCCCGACGGTCGGGACCCGCAAGAGCCCGGACCTCGAACGGGTCCTCCAGCGCGACCCGGACGTGGTCGTCTACGGCTACGCGAGCGAGAGCGACGCCGACACGGTGCAGGAACAGCTCGGCGTCCCCGTCGTCGTCACCCGACCGGGCGGGCTGACGCCGGACCTGCGCGACGGCTTCTTCGGCACGCTCGACCTCCTCGGGACGGTCCTCGGCACCACCGAGCGGACCGAGTCGCTGAAGGGCTACGTCGAGGAGACGCTCGCGGACCTCGAATCGCGCGCGTCCGGCGTCGACCCGAAGCCACAGGGCTACGTCGGCTACCTCGGCCGCGGCAAACACGGCCTCACCTTCACCCAACCCAGCTACGTCCCGTTCGCGTTCGGCGGTGTCGCCAACGTCGCCGAGGGAGCCTCCGGGACCGACGACGGCGGCGGCGGTGGCGGTGGCGGTGGTGGCGGTGGTGGCGGAGGAGGCAGTGGTGGCGGTGGTGGCGGAGGAGGCGGTGGTGGCGGCGGCGGTGGCGGCGGGGGACGCAAGGGCGCCACCCGCATCACCATCGACCCCGAGACGCTCATCCAGTGGGACCCCGAGGTGCTGTTCGTCGACCTCGGGACCGAGACCTACGAGGCGCTCGACGCCCCCGAGTACCAGGACGTCACGGCCATCGCGAACGACGAGGTGTACGCCGTCCTCCCGACGCGGGACTACGGGACGAACTTCGGCACCGTCGTCGCCGACGCCTACGCCGTCGGCGCGGCCGCCAACCCCGACGCCTACGAGGTGGACCCGGTGGCGAAGGCGAACGAGGTGTACGAGACGTTCGTCGGCGAGGGCGTCTACGAGGGTGTGGCCGACGCCTACGGCGAGGGCTTCGGCCCGATGAGGTAACCGGGCAGTGTCCGACGCCGACACACCCGGCACGACGGCCGGGGGGTCGCTCGCGGAGAGCGGCGACACCGAGGGGGCCACGGCCCGGAACCCCGTCACCGCCTACGAGGAGCGCGTCCACCGGAAGCTCCTCGTCGTCGGAGGCCTCCTCGCCGTCCTCCTGAGCCTGTCGGCGTACGCACTCCTGACCGGTCCCATCGAGGTGCCGCTCCGGTCGCTCCCCGGCATCCTGCTCGGCGGGCAGGGTGGCACCCCCGCGCGAGTGGTCTGGAACATTCGCCTACCGCGCATCGCGGCGGCCGTCGGCGCCGGGTTCGGCCTCGCCGTCGCCGGGACCGTCCTCCAGAGCCTCCTGCGGAACCCGCTGGCCTCACCCTACACGCTGGGCATTTCGCAGGCCGCGGCGTTCGGCGCGGCCGTCGCCATCGTCGTCTTCGGTGCCGGCTCCTCGACGACGAGTTCCGCGCTCGACTGGGTGCCGTACCTCGTCACGGCGACGGCGTTCGCCGCGGCGATGTGCTCGACGGCGGCCATCCTCCTCGTCGCGCGGTTCCGCCCGGCCACCCCCGAGACGCTCGTGCTGACCGGCATCGCGCTCGGGGCGTTCTTCGCCGCCGGCACCTCCGCGCTGGAGTACTTCGCCACGAACGTCCAGCTCGCGGCGCTGGTGGCGTGGAAGTTCGGCACCGTCTCCGGCGCGACGTGGGACGCCAACCTCGTCCTCTGGGTGACGGCGGCCGTCGCCGGCCTCTACTTCGTCCGGCGCGCGTGGGCCTACGAGGTGCTGGACGCGGGCGACGACACGGCCCGGTCGCTCGGTGTCGACGTGACCCGCGTCCGCATCACGGGGATGATCGTCGCCTCGTTCCTGACGAGCGTCGTCGTCTCGCTGTTCGGTGTCATCGGGTTCGTCGGCCTCGTCGTCCCGCACATCGTCCGACGCATCGTCGGCGGTGACGAGCGGTTCCTCGTCGTTGCCGCCAGCGTCGCCGGGGGCGCCCTGCTCGTCGCCTCGGACCTCGTCGCTCGCACCGTCATCGCACCGGTCGTCCTCCCCGTGGGTATCGTCACCGCCTTCGTCGGCGTGCCGCTGTTCCTCTACCTCATCGTCAACGGGAGGGAGTACTGGTGATCGAACTCGACGCGGTCACGGCGGGCTACGACGACCCGGTCGTCTCCGACGTCTCGTTCGACGTGGAGCGGGGCGAACTGGTCGCGCTGCTCGGCCCGAACGGCGTCGGGAAGTCCACGCTGTTGCGGACCGTCCTCGGCCTCCGTGACCCGCTCTCGGGGACGGTCACGCTCGACGGCGAGGACGTGGCGACGCTGGAGCGGACCGACGTGGCCCGACGGCTGGGCTACGTCCCACAGTCCGAATCGGGAGGGCTCCCCTCGACGGTGTTCGAGACGGTGCTCACGGGGCGGAAACCGCACACCTCGTGGCGGCCCACCGCGGAGGACCGCGAGGTGGTCGGCGAGGTGCTGACGGAGGTCGGTATCGACGACCTCGCGATGCGACCCCTGACGGACCTCTCGGGGGGGCAGCGCCAGCAGGTCAGACTGGCACGGGCACTCGCCCAGCAGCCGGCGGCGCTCGTCCTCGACGAACCGACGAGCAGTCTGGACCTGCGCCACCAGTTCGACGTGCTGGACCACGTCGCCCGCCTCGCCGACGAGGGGCTCGCGGTGCTGTTCGCGCTCCACGACCTCGAACTGGCGACGCGATACGCCGACCGCCTCGTCTTCCTCGCGGACGGGGAGGTGGCGGCCGTCGGCGGTCCCGAGGTGGTCACCTCGGATCTGGTCGCCGAGGTGTACGACATCCGCGCCCGCGTCGTCGACGTGGAGGGCCACCGGGTCGTCCTGCCGGACCCCTGACCCCGAGCCTGCCACCGGGTCGCCGTCGCCCGCCGGCTACTCCTCCGCGGCCCGCCCGTCCGCGTTCCCGAACGCCCCGTCGATAGCGTCGCCCTCGTCCCACTCGGTGACGTTCTCGCGGACCACGCGGGTCGTCCCGTCGTGGTGAAACTCGTTGACCCCGCAGTTCGACTGGGAGTGCTCGAGGAGCGCCGTCTCGACGTCGAGGGTCTTCACGTGTCCCAGCAGGAGATAGATGGGCCCACCGTGCGTGACGACCAGCACCGTCCCGTCGCCGCCGTCGAGGACCTCGCGCCACCCGTCGACCACCCGGTCGCGCATCTGGAGTATCGACTCGCCGCCCTCCGGTACCTCGCTCGCGGCACGGACCGCCGCCTCGCCCAGCGCGAACTCCGGGAACCGCTCGTGGATGTCGCCGTAGGAGAGTCCCTGGTAGACGCCGAGGTCACGCTCGCGCCACGCGCTGTCGAACTCGACGGGAGCGTCGACGTGCTCGCCGACGTGCTCGGCGGTCTGGCGGGTCCGTAGGAGGTCAGAGGCGACCACGCGGTCGAACGCGTACTCGCGGGCGAGGTAGCGGCCCACACGGTCGGCCTGCTGGCGACCCGTCTCGTTCAGCGGCACCGGGGCGTGCCCCTGCATCCGCCCGTTCAGGTTCCAGTCCGTCTCCCCGTGTCGGACCACGACGACTCGCATTCGCTCGGCGCTAGGGTGGGCCGACGTATCACCGTTCCCCTCGCATCCGGTCCTCGGTGCTCGGGTCCGGGTCTTCGGTGTCGCCCCCGTCCGCGGCCACCCCGTCCGGGCGGAGGTTCGTCCGCACCACCTCGGTCCCGTCCCCGTCCACCCGGAGTTCCGCCACCGAGCCGTTCGAGGCCCACCCCTCGCCGAGCGTCGAGAGGAAGTCCCGGTCCTCGACGTGCGCCAGCAGGGCGAAGATGGGCCCGCCGTGGCTCACGACGAGCGTCGTCCCCTCGTCGTGGCGGCCGGTCAGCGCGTCCCACCCGGCCAGCACCCGCTCGCGCATCTCGAGGAACGACTCGCCGCCGGGCGGGGTGGCGCGGGCGCCGTGGATACCCGAGTGGAGCAGCGAGTACTCCGGGTGGCCGCCGTAGGCCTCCTCGACGGTGAGTCCCTGTAACTGCCCCATCGAGCGCTCGCGCCACGCCCGGTCGAACGTCGGGTCGTGGTCCCAGCCGGCCGCGTGGAGCGCGTGGACCGTCGTCTCCCTCGTCCGCCGGAGGTCCGAGGCGAACACGCGGTCCACGTCGTACTCGGCGGCGAGCAGTCGCCCGGCGGCCGCCGCCTGCTCGACCCCACGGTCGGTCAGCGGCGTCGGCGCCCACCCCTGAACGCGGTTCTCGGTGTTCCACGTCGACTCGCCGTGGCGCAACAGCAACACGGTGTGCACGGCTGGACTACGGGCGATGGCGACAAAGCGTCAGCGTTCGCGGGGGGCGGTGGCGAACCGGCGGCGGTCGTGGTGCCGTCCAGTGTCAGCGAGCGTGGGCGGCCGTGGTGCCGCCGACCGTCACCGCCCGAACAGCGCCTCGCGCCCCCGTTTGGTCCACTTGTCGAGGAACAGCGTCCCCTCGAACAGGGCGATCATCGTCGCCGCGACGAGGATGGGCGCCATCCCGGTCGGGTCGGGCGCGAACAGGAACGCGATGCCGACGAACGCCCCCCAGAAGTAGAGGCGCCGGTCCGCCATCCACCGCCGGGAGACGATGCCCATCATCAGCGCCAGCGCCACGAACAGGGGGATCTGGAAGATGAGCGCGAACCAGCCGAGCATCAGGACCATCAGGTCGAACGTCTCGGTCAGGCCGAACGCGATCTCCGCGGCGTTCTCCGTGTAACCGAGGAAGTACGTGAACAGGAACGGGAGGACGAGGAAGTACGCGAACAGCACGCCGACGGTGGCGAGCACGAGGCTCGTCGGGACGCTCGCGAGGTAGTAGCGGCGCTCCTTCGGGTAGAGCCCGGGGCGCATGAACAGGTACGTCTCGTAGACGAAGACGGGGAGGCCGACGACGAAGCCGGCGAGCGTCGCCACCTTCAGCCGGGCGAGGATGAGCGCCAGCGGAGCGTACACCCGCGGTTGGGGCACGTCGCCGACCACCGGCCCGGAGTTGAGGATTGAGTACCAGAGGAAGTTGATGATCTCCGCGCCGAACGGGAAGACGATGCCGCTGACGATGGCCATCACGACGAGGACGACGCCCAGTCGGCGGACCATCTCCTCGATGTGGTCGGCCAGCGGCATCTCCTGGTCGCTGGCCGGGCCGTCGTGGACGAACTCCTCGTCCGCACCGGGCGTCTCGAACTCCGACCCGGCAGTGCCCGTGCCGTCGGCGTAGCCGCCGTCGGACTTGGCCTCGCCCGGCGACTCCGGCTCCGAGTGCGAGTCCGGCTGCTCCGCCTCCGGGTCGACCGGACTCTCGTACTCGGGGGGCTCGAGTTCGACGTCGTCGAACTCCTCGTCGGCGTCGGCCGGGTCGTCGGCGTCGGACTCGTCGGGCAGGTCGTCCGTCGCGTCGGCGTCCGCTCCCTCGTCGCTCCGGTGGTCGCCGACGGCGTGCGGCCAGCCCTGTCCACCCGTCGGGTCCCACGCCGCCTCCAGTTCCTCGATGTCCTCCTCGGAGAGGTTCTGGCCGAACCCCTCCTCGTAGTCGTCTTCCTCGGGGTCGTAGCCGGCCGTGTCGGGCGCCGAGTCGGTCGCCGACGCCTCGTCGGCTCCGTCGGACGCCGCCGCCGGCGCGTCTTCCCCGTCGGTGCCGTCGGTGGCACCGTCGCTCCCGTCGGACGTGTCCGGGGCTGGCGGCTCGTCCGACGACTCCTCAGCCATTGGGTACGATTGGGTTCCTATCGCTTGTAAGCCTTTTCTGTCGGTTCCCGCGCGAGCGTGTGACGTGAAAGATTGATAGTCGGGAGTTCGCTACAGAGGGGTGTGTCTAGTGCGCTCGACGAGGACGTGGTGCGGACGGTAGACAACGGCCGTGAGACGCTCGGTGCGATGATCGGTGCCGCGCAGAGCCACCTCCGCAAGGTGTTCATCGTCTTCGTCGTCGGCCTGATCGGGACCATCTACGCCCTGCAGGAGTTCATCTGGGCGCAGATGAAGGCCGACCTGAACGCCAACCCCGACATCCAGATCGTCGCGGTCACGCCGTTCGACGTCATCCTGCTCCAGGTCAAGATCGG includes the following:
- a CDS encoding twin-arginine translocase subunit TatC: MAEESSDEPPAPDTSDGSDGATDGTDGEDAPAAASDGADEASATDSAPDTAGYDPEEDDYEEGFGQNLSEEDIEELEAAWDPTGGQGWPHAVGDHRSDEGADADATDDLPDESDADDPADADEEFDDVELEPPEYESPVDPEAEQPDSHSEPESPGEAKSDGGYADGTGTAGSEFETPGADEEFVHDGPASDQEMPLADHIEEMVRRLGVVLVVMAIVSGIVFPFGAEIINFLWYSILNSGPVVGDVPQPRVYAPLALILARLKVATLAGFVVGLPVFVYETYLFMRPGLYPKERRYYLASVPTSLVLATVGVLFAYFLVLPFLFTYFLGYTENAAEIAFGLTETFDLMVLMLGWFALIFQIPLFVALALMMGIVSRRWMADRRLYFWGAFVGIAFLFAPDPTGMAPILVAATMIALFEGTLFLDKWTKRGREALFGR
- a CDS encoding FecCD family ABC transporter permease, which translates into the protein MSDADTPGTTAGGSLAESGDTEGATARNPVTAYEERVHRKLLVVGGLLAVLLSLSAYALLTGPIEVPLRSLPGILLGGQGGTPARVVWNIRLPRIAAAVGAGFGLAVAGTVLQSLLRNPLASPYTLGISQAAAFGAAVAIVVFGAGSSTTSSALDWVPYLVTATAFAAAMCSTAAILLVARFRPATPETLVLTGIALGAFFAAGTSALEYFATNVQLAALVAWKFGTVSGATWDANLVLWVTAAVAGLYFVRRAWAYEVLDAGDDTARSLGVDVTRVRITGMIVASFLTSVVVSLFGVIGFVGLVVPHIVRRIVGGDERFLVVAASVAGGALLVASDLVARTVIAPVVLPVGIVTAFVGVPLFLYLIVNGREYW
- a CDS encoding histidine phosphatase family protein, giving the protein MRVVVVRHGETDWNLNGRMQGHAPVPLNETGRQQADRVGRYLAREYAFDRVVASDLLRTRQTAEHVGEHVDAPVEFDSAWRERDLGVYQGLSYGDIHERFPEFALGEAAVRAASEVPEGGESILQMRDRVVDGWREVLDGGDGTVLVVTHGGPIYLLLGHVKTLDVETALLEHSQSNCGVNEFHHDGTTRVVRENVTEWDEGDAIDGAFGNADGRAAEE
- the larE gene encoding ATP-dependent sacrificial sulfur transferase LarE, which produces MTDATLDEKIAAVREDLAGFDGVLVAFSGGVDSAVVAALAHDALGDDAVACTARSETLPAAELEDATRVAEEIGIRHETTTFSELDDPNFVLNDGDRCYHCRTMRLGKMFETARELGISTVCDGTNASDPGEGHRPGLRAVAEMDAYSPLLEHDVTKPEVRAIAERYDLSVADKPSMACLSSRIPTGLEVTEERLSRVERAETLLREWGFEQFRVRDHDGLARIEVGTEELERALDPAFAEAAEHHLSDIGFEHVTLDLGGYETGSVSPAGEDEEVEADVEAILDADYPSVDD
- a CDS encoding ABC transporter ATP-binding protein; this encodes MIELDAVTAGYDDPVVSDVSFDVERGELVALLGPNGVGKSTLLRTVLGLRDPLSGTVTLDGEDVATLERTDVARRLGYVPQSESGGLPSTVFETVLTGRKPHTSWRPTAEDREVVGEVLTEVGIDDLAMRPLTDLSGGQRQQVRLARALAQQPAALVLDEPTSSLDLRHQFDVLDHVARLADEGLAVLFALHDLELATRYADRLVFLADGEVAAVGGPEVVTSDLVAEVYDIRARVVDVEGHRVVLPDP
- a CDS encoding ABC transporter substrate-binding protein; protein product: MERQRSRRRVLQGLGALGVGGLTGLAGCTSGTGDDGTPTGTPPDGDGVSTATTTDSPTGTPAPRTVTDAVGRSVTVPAEVERVVALGSGGLRFVVYAGGVDRVVGAEQLETTNADRPFRPYTLANRQLTDLPTVGTRKSPDLERVLQRDPDVVVYGYASESDADTVQEQLGVPVVVTRPGGLTPDLRDGFFGTLDLLGTVLGTTERTESLKGYVEETLADLESRASGVDPKPQGYVGYLGRGKHGLTFTQPSYVPFAFGGVANVAEGASGTDDGGGGGGGGGGGGGGGGSGGGGGGGGGGGGGGGGGGRKGATRITIDPETLIQWDPEVLFVDLGTETYEALDAPEYQDVTAIANDEVYAVLPTRDYGTNFGTVVADAYAVGAAANPDAYEVDPVAKANEVYETFVGEGVYEGVADAYGEGFGPMR
- a CDS encoding histidine phosphatase family protein, producing the protein MHTVLLLRHGESTWNTENRVQGWAPTPLTDRGVEQAAAAGRLLAAEYDVDRVFASDLRRTRETTVHALHAAGWDHDPTFDRAWRERSMGQLQGLTVEEAYGGHPEYSLLHSGIHGARATPPGGESFLEMRERVLAGWDALTGRHDEGTTLVVSHGGPIFALLAHVEDRDFLSTLGEGWASNGSVAELRVDGDGTEVVRTNLRPDGVAADGGDTEDPDPSTEDRMRGER